The Dunckerocampus dactyliophorus isolate RoL2022-P2 chromosome 1, RoL_Ddac_1.1, whole genome shotgun sequence genome has a segment encoding these proteins:
- the LOC129188898 gene encoding RING finger protein 223 — translation MDQLPQVWHMQGAGQEPGGDPQKKMSTVSQLECPICYNTYDNVFKTPKLLACSHTFCLECLSRLMAISPAEHDIMAAETGEAGTTPHVFCPFCRQSTALPDGGPPSLPTNHDMLHKLPSHQQQEEPVWLEGEKLCYKSSRPASDSLSALCVCIDIGATKVASGAPIRSPPHSVGLLHQLADWKRMVLFVMLMVLLVVVVLWPLQCMFSTGNMRCMQMVRPNRTATTPTMRVFNQLTRPPALTQ, via the coding sequence ATGGATCAGTTGCCGCAGGTTTGGCACATGCAGGGCGCCGGCCAGGAACCTGGGGGTGACCCCCAGAAGAAGATGTCCACGGTGAGCCAGCTGGAGTGTCCCATCTGCTACAACACCTATGACAATGTCTTCAAGACCCCCAAACTGCTAGCCTGCAGCCACACTTTCTGCCTGGAGTGCCTCTCCCGCCTCATGGCCATCTCACCGGCAGAGCATGACATCATGGCGGCAGAAACGGGCGAGGCAGGCACTACACCGCACGTCTTCTGCCCTTTCTGCCGCCAGAGCACCGCCTTGCCCGATGGCGGGCCCCCGTCCCTGCCAACCAACCACGACATGCTGCACAAGCTGCCCAGCCACcagcagcaggaggagccaGTGTGGCTGGAGGGTGAGAAGCTGTGCTACAAAAGCTCCAGGCCGGCATCCGATAGTCTCAGCGCCTTGTGCGTCTGCATCGACATTGGGGCTACCAAGGTGGCAAGTGGCGCCCCCATCCGGAGCCCGCCACACAGTGTCGGGCTGCTGCACCAGCTGGCGGACTGGAAGAGGATGGTGCTGTTTGTGATGCTGATGGTGCTGCTGGTGGTGGTAGTGCTGTGGCCGCTGCAGTGCATGTTTAGCACAGGGAACATGAGGTGTATGCAGATGGTACGACCCAACCGCACAGCCACCACCCCCACAATGCGCGTTTTCAACCAGCTCACCAGGCCTCCAGCTCTGACTCAATAA